From a region of the Paenibacillus lutimineralis genome:
- a CDS encoding sugar isomerase domain-containing protein, giving the protein MLAEAYVNRIMELIQIAKETQMEAVRQGAKLVADAVSQDGVLHVFGCGHSQMYAEEVFYRAGGLVPVNAILEPALSLRPEAPKSTWFERIEGYAEIVLEHERISQGDVILIASTSGRNAVPVEMALEAKKRGMYVIALTSLQFTNDVTSRHPSGKKLIDVADVVLDNCGVSGDAIMERDDLPAKFGPSSSVLGFTLLQSLIVQTVEELCERGVQPPIWVSSNLDKGDAINAEYIRRYKDRIKCL; this is encoded by the coding sequence ATGTTAGCGGAAGCTTATGTCAATCGAATTATGGAACTGATACAGATTGCGAAGGAAACTCAGATGGAAGCAGTTCGACAAGGGGCTAAACTGGTGGCCGATGCCGTTTCGCAAGACGGAGTGCTACATGTGTTCGGCTGCGGTCACTCGCAGATGTATGCAGAAGAAGTGTTTTACCGAGCGGGGGGATTGGTACCAGTAAACGCTATTCTGGAGCCAGCATTGTCCTTGCGTCCGGAAGCGCCGAAGAGTACCTGGTTCGAGCGAATCGAAGGTTATGCGGAAATCGTACTGGAGCATGAACGGATATCCCAGGGAGATGTGATACTGATTGCCTCTACTTCCGGACGGAATGCGGTACCGGTGGAGATGGCGTTAGAGGCCAAAAAGCGTGGCATGTATGTCATCGCTTTGACGTCGCTGCAATTCACCAACGATGTAACGTCGCGCCATCCTTCCGGGAAAAAATTAATTGATGTGGCCGATGTGGTGCTGGATAATTGCGGAGTAAGCGGCGACGCGATTATGGAGCGGGACGATCTGCCGGCTAAATTCGGTCCGTCGTCATCTGTTCTCGGCTTCACTCTGTTGCAATCGCTGATCGTACAGACCGTTGAAGAACTGTGCGAACGCGGAGTCCAACCACCGATCTGGGTCAGTTCCAATCTCGATAAGGGCGATGCGATCAACGCGGAATATATTCGCCGCTACAAAGACCGCATTAAATGTTTGTGA
- a CDS encoding PTS sugar transporter subunit IIB: MKIVTVCGMGFGTSLMVKMSIDDILKELGKQADTQAMDMGSVKGLDADLFVTSKEMESSFPEVDAPVIYLDNMTNKAEIKEKVIPFLNR; the protein is encoded by the coding sequence ATGAAAATTGTAACCGTTTGCGGCATGGGGTTCGGCACAAGTCTAATGGTGAAGATGAGCATCGATGATATTTTGAAGGAACTCGGCAAACAAGCCGATACACAAGCGATGGATATGGGATCGGTAAAGGGACTTGATGCCGACTTGTTCGTCACTTCCAAAGAGATGGAAAGCAGTTTTCCGGAAGTAGACGCGCCGGTGATTTATCTGGACAACATGACGAATAAAGCGGAGATCAAGGAGAAGGTCATTCCATTTTTAAACCGATAA